Proteins encoded in a region of the Vicia villosa cultivar HV-30 ecotype Madison, WI linkage group LG5, Vvil1.0, whole genome shotgun sequence genome:
- the LOC131607797 gene encoding protein NEN4-like — protein sequence MENISSSCNINLHAPEIVFFDLETNVPKKPGQQFWVLEFGAIVVSAHKLNEIESYTTLIKPKDLSVVPVKSSRIGGITRAAVKIAPSFEEVAERIFNILNGKVWAGHNIQRFDCVRIKEAFDGINRAAPVPVGIIDSLGVLTEKFGRRAGNMKMATLASYFGLGEQKHRSLDDVRMNLEVVKHCATVLFLESSLPNTMHNNDKSKWYGSSSIMTRSKTNGKSPSREETSRKSPPTSFSYPRTVPYARGSLGKVAERMKGLLCKAQGQPPLQQLLKHSHSLLR from the exons ATGGAGAATATTTCAAGTTCATGCAATATTAACCTACATGCACCTGAAATTGTGTTCTTTGATTTAGAAACTAACGTGCCAAAAAAACCTGGACAACAATTCTGGGTCCTCGAATTCGGCGCGATTGTAGTCAGTGCTCACAAACTCAACGAAATCGAGAGCTACACAACATTGATAAAACCAAAAGATTTATCCGTTGTGCCAGTGAAATCTAGTAGAATCGGAGGAATAACACGAGCAGCTGTGAAAATTGCACCATCTTTTGAAGAAGTTGCAGAGAGGATATTTAATATCTTGAATGGAAAGGTTTGGGCTGGTCATAACATTCAGAGATTTGACTGTGTTCGTATCAAAGAGGCTTTTGATGGTATCAATAGGGCAGCACCTGTGCCTGTTGGAATCATTGATTCTTTGGGGGTTCTTACTGAGAAATTTGGAAGAAGAGCTGGTAATATGAAG ATGGCAAcattggcttcttattttggcTTAGGAGAACAAAAGCACAG GAGTCTAGATGATGTTAGGATGAACTTGGAGGTTGTCAAGCACTGTGCAACAGTGTTGTTTCTG GAATCTAGTCTACCTAATACAATGCATAATAATGATAAAAGCAAATGGTACGGGTCTTCTAGCATTATGACAAGAagcaaaacaaatggaaaatcaCCAAGTAGAGAAGAGACAAGTAGAAAATCTCCTCCAACTTCATTTTCATATCCAAGGACAGTTCCATATGCTAGGGGTAGTTTGGGAAAG GTGGCTGAAAGAATGAAGGGATTGTTGTGTAAAGCACAAGGACAACCACCTTTACAACAACTATTAAAGCATTCTCATTCATTGCTTAGGTGA
- the LOC131607796 gene encoding bifunctional aspartate aminotransferase and glutamate/aspartate-prephenate aminotransferase-like — MAQSLFKTTTCGISFHDQTRHLSRSLSFSSSLSTFPHRTMDMNAVKCVIGVDQNTRGRLIVKSKTDFDELGVDISLSPRVNAVKPSRTVAITDQATALVQAGVPVIRLAAGEPDFDTPSVIAEAGINAIREGHTRYTPNAGSLELRQAICHKLKEENGISYTPDQVVISNGAKQSIAQAVLAVCSPGDEVIVPAPFWVSYPEMARLADATPVILPTSISDDFLLDPKLLEATITERSRLLILCSPSNPTGSVYPKELLEEIAQIVAKHPRLLVISDEIYEHIIYAPATHTSFASLPGMWDRTLTVNGFSKAFAMTGWRLGYIAGPKHFIAACGKIQSQLTSGASSISQKAGVAALGLGYAGGEAVSIMVKAFRERRDYLVKSFREIDGVKISEPKGAFYLFIDFSIYYGREAEGFGKIEDSESLCRYLLEKGQVALVPGSAFGDDTCIRISYAASLPTLQAAVERIKKALISITSAALV; from the exons CTCCACCTTTCCCCACAG AACAATGGATATGAACGCTGTAAAATGCGTTATTGGGGTGGACCAGAACACCAGAGGGAGATTGATAGTTAAGTCAAAAACCGATTTTGATGAACTGGGTGTTGATATTTCATTGAGTCCACGTGTCAATGCTGTCAAGCCTTCGAGGACTGTCGCTATAACTGATCAAGCTACTGCTCTTGTTCAAGCTGGTGTTCCTGTTATTCGCTTGGCGGCTGGTGAGCCCGATTTCGATACACCCTCTGTCATAGCTGAG GCTGGGATTAATGCGATTCGTGAAGGACACACAAGGTACACCCCTAATGCTGGATCGTTAGAATTGCGCCAAGCAATTTGTCATAAGCTTAAAG AGGAGAATGGGATTTCTTATACTCCTGATCAAGTTGTTATTAGTAATGGTGCTAAGCAGAGTATTGCTCAGGCCGTGCTTGCAGTTTGCTCGCCAGGAGATGAG GTCATTGTTCCAGCTCCCTTTTGGGTTAGTTACCCAGAAATGGCAAGATTGGCTGATGCAACACCCGTTATTCTTCCAACGTCAATATCTGATGATTTCCTTTTAGATCCCAAACTCCTTGAGGCCACAATTACTGAAAGGTCAAGACTGCTTATTCTTTGTTCGCCATCTAACCCGACAGGATCTGTATATCCTAAGGAATTACTTGAAGAGATAGCCCAGATTGTAGCAAAGCACCCTAGGCTTCTG GTTATCTCTGATGAAATTTATGAACACATAATTTATGCACCAGCAACACATACAAGCTTTGCATCTTTGCCGGGAATGTGGGACAGAACTCTAACTGTGAATGGATTTTCTAAG GCCTTTGCAATGACTGGGTGGCGGCTTGGGTATATTGCTGGCCCAAAACATTTTATTGCGGCATGCGGAAAGATCCAAAGTCAG CTCACTTCAGGGGCCAGTAGTATATCTCAGAAAGCGGGAGTTGCTGCATTAGGACTAGGCTATGCTGGTGGAGAGGCTGTATCCATCATGGTGAAAGCATTTAGAGAACGGAGGGATTACTTGGTTAAAAGTTTTAGAGAAATTGACGGTGTTAAAATATCCGAACCAAAG GGAGCATTTTATTTATTCATTGACTTCAGCATCTATTATGGAAGAGAAGCTGAAGGATTTGGTAAAATTGAGGATTCTGAGTCCCTTTGTCGGTATCTATTGGAAAAAGGCCAG GTAGCACTGGTGCCAGGGAGTGCATTTGGAGACGATACTTGCATCCGTATCTCTTATGCAGCATCCCTTCCTACTCTACAGGCAGCTGTAGAGAGAATTAAGAAAGCACTTATCTCTATTACTTCTGCTGCACTTGTTTAG
- the LOC131607798 gene encoding protein SOSEKI 2-like, producing the protein MQHFPPAPRMDIRSHRGGRETSPDRAKICRMKPKVKAIRKVQVVYYLSRNGLLEHPHFMEVTLSPNQPLRLKDVFDRLMALRGNGMPSQYSWSTKRNYKSGYVWHDLTLKDIIHPSEGGAEYVLKGSELVEGFQQLNLSEKQALQQQPEQNFTSYNNSKSKVALSGRHQVKLESEVHQYEEYEEELLEKEYDHLDGEKTSYTSSTTTPHSRCSRGVSTEELDEVVNANSHTTPPPPNVNSAATLAEKLKQRDERRVNNVMTTSYPKRLGNESLTSAPVPPQSRYSVLLQLIACGSSGAEMKAKQNGGESRLSNVGTSKRRESVDEEEKLYSSGDHRRHRDDDDDEICVSENPRLLGNLQSEEKEYFSGSIVESMKANRVAFQGEPVLKKSNSYNEERRSRLGMDEVKPKETTKDDKREAKVGVREKCIPLIKSSKESRK; encoded by the exons ATGCAACATTTTCCACCCGCACCCAGAATGGACATTCGTTCACATAGAGGTGGTAGAGAAACGAGTCCAGACCGTGCCAAAATATGTAGAATGAAGCCGAAAGTGAAAGCCATAAGAAAAGTACAAGTCGTTTATTACCTCTCACGAAATGGCCTATTGGAACATCCACATTTCATGGAAGTTACTCTTTCTCCCAATCAACCTCTCCGCTTGAAAGATGTATTTGATAGGCTCATGGCTCTGAGAGGAAACGGCATGCCTTCTCAATATTCATGGTCTACTAAAAG GAACTATAAGAGTGGATATGTGTGGCATGATTTGACGCTGAAGGATATTATACATCCATCAGAAGGTGGAGCTGAGTATGTACTGAAAGGATCTGAGCTTGTAGAGGGATTTCAACAACTGAATTTGAGCGAGAAGCAAGCGCTTCAGCAACAGCCAGAACAGAATTTTACTAGCTATAACAATTCGAAGAGCAAGGTTGCATTGAGTGGAAGACACCAAGTGAAGTTAGAGAGTGAAGTTCATCAATATGAAGAATACGAAGAGGAGTTGTTAGAGAAAGAGTATGATCATTTAGACGGAGAGAAGACGAGCTATACAAGTTCAACAACGACGCCGCATTCTCGTTGTTCGAGAGGTGTATCAACGGAGGAATTAGATGAGGTAGTTAATGCTAATTCCCATACTACCCCGCCACCTCCGAATGTAAATTCCGCTGCTACCCTTGCGGAGAAACTGAAACAGAGAGATGAGAGGAGGGTTAACAATGTGATGACAACTAGTTACCCGAAACGGTTAGGAAATGAGTCGCTGACGTCAGCGCCAGTGCCACCACAAAGTCGTTATTCTGTTTTGCTGCAGCTGATAGCATGTGGAAGTTCTGGTGCGGAGATGAAAGCGAAGCAGAATGGAGGAGAGTCCCGGTTGAGCAATGTGGGGACCAGTAAGAGGAGGGAGAGTGTTGATGAGGAGGAGAAATTGTATTCATCTGGCGATCATCGTCGTCATcgtgatgatgatgacgatgagaTATGCGTATCGGAGAATCCGAGGTTGTTAGGGAATTTGCAATCGGAGGAAAAGGAATACTTCAGTGGGAGTATTGTGGAATCCATGAAAGCGAACCGGGTCGCTTTCCAGGGTGAACCTGTGCTCAAGAAATCCAATTCATATAATGAAGAAAG GAGAAGTAGACTAGGAATGGACGAAGTGAAACCGAAGGAAACTACAAAAGATGACAAGAGAGAAGCAAAAGTAGGAGTGAGAGAGAAATGCATACCGCTTATAAAATCTTCTAAAGAGAGTAGGAAATGA